The Candidatus Poseidoniia archaeon genome includes a window with the following:
- a CDS encoding class I tRNA ligase family protein, which yields MVRTKPAKKTQGTGTYDPVHLELSVAERWKEEDTFAKSVQNRQGSKPFTFLEGPPTANGKPGIHHVLSRLYKDMVCRWKTMEGHLV from the coding sequence ATGGTTAGAACCAAACCGGCAAAGAAGACGCAAGGGACTGGAACTTATGATCCAGTTCACTTGGAATTATCAGTAGCCGAAAGGTGGAAAGAAGAGGATACCTTTGCTAAGAGCGTACAAAATCGTCAAGGTTCCAAACCATTTACTTTTTTGGAGGGCCCTCCAACAGCTAATGGTAAACCAGGAATCCATCATGTTCTTTCAAGACTGTACAAGGATATGGTATGTCGCTGGAAGACAATGGAAGGCCATTTAGTTG